The following coding sequences lie in one Nitratireductor mangrovi genomic window:
- a CDS encoding helicase HerA-like C-terminal domain-containing protein: protein MAQDESLFIGASRKPDDSYQSSEQLLLKYANRHGLVTGATGTGKTVTLQILAEGFSNAGVPVFCADVKGDLSGIAVMGEAKDFLLKRAETIKLDPYEFQEFPVIFWDLFGEKGHPVRTTVAEMGPLLLSRLMNLSDAQEGVMNIAFRIADEEGMALLDMKDLQAMLADIAERADEIGRTYGNVSKASVGAIQRSLLVLEQQGGNHFFGEPALKIADLMRTTRDGRGAINVLAADKLMMNPRLYSTFLLWLMSELFEELPEVGDPDRPRLVFFFDEAHLLFDEAPKALVDRVEQVVRLIRSKGVGVYFVTQNPLDVPDTVLSQLGHRIQHALRAYTPREQKAVKTAAETFRPNPDFDCAEAITQLGVGEALVSTLEAKGIPSMVQRTLIRPPASRLGPIDDGERKEVMAISPVAGQYDENVDRESAFEMLQKKAAAAAKAEEEAARREEEDDHGDSGRRGRWTLPDFDDDDDDDRRSSRRTSTRSRTTTTRRRSSNRQGVAEAAIKSVVRSVGTQVGRAIVRGILGSLKKGR, encoded by the coding sequence ATGGCGCAGGACGAGAGCCTCTTCATCGGCGCGAGCCGCAAGCCGGACGACAGCTACCAGTCATCCGAGCAGTTGCTGCTGAAATATGCCAACCGGCACGGCCTGGTGACCGGGGCGACCGGCACCGGAAAGACCGTGACCCTGCAGATCCTGGCTGAAGGCTTCTCCAATGCCGGCGTCCCGGTCTTCTGCGCTGACGTCAAGGGCGACCTTTCGGGCATCGCCGTCATGGGCGAGGCGAAGGATTTTCTCCTGAAGCGCGCGGAGACCATCAAGCTCGACCCGTACGAGTTCCAGGAATTCCCGGTGATCTTCTGGGATCTGTTCGGAGAGAAGGGTCACCCAGTACGGACCACCGTTGCGGAGATGGGGCCGCTGCTATTGTCGCGGCTGATGAACCTCTCCGACGCACAGGAAGGCGTCATGAACATCGCCTTCCGCATAGCCGACGAGGAGGGCATGGCACTTCTCGACATGAAGGACCTGCAGGCGATGCTGGCCGACATTGCCGAGCGCGCCGACGAGATCGGCCGCACCTACGGTAATGTCAGCAAGGCCTCGGTCGGCGCCATCCAGCGCTCGCTGCTGGTGCTGGAGCAGCAGGGCGGCAACCATTTCTTCGGCGAACCGGCACTCAAGATCGCCGACCTGATGCGCACCACGCGCGACGGACGCGGCGCGATCAACGTCCTCGCCGCCGACAAGCTGATGATGAACCCGCGGCTCTATTCGACGTTCCTGCTGTGGCTGATGTCGGAACTGTTCGAGGAACTGCCCGAGGTGGGCGATCCCGACCGCCCGCGCCTGGTCTTTTTCTTCGACGAGGCGCATCTCCTGTTCGATGAGGCTCCGAAAGCGCTGGTCGACCGGGTCGAGCAGGTGGTGCGGCTGATCCGGTCGAAGGGCGTCGGCGTCTATTTCGTCACCCAGAACCCGCTGGACGTGCCGGACACGGTTCTCTCCCAGCTCGGCCATCGCATCCAGCATGCCCTGCGCGCGTATACGCCGCGGGAACAGAAGGCGGTGAAGACGGCAGCCGAAACCTTCCGGCCCAATCCCGACTTCGACTGTGCCGAGGCGATCACCCAGCTGGGCGTGGGCGAGGCGCTGGTCTCGACGCTGGAAGCCAAGGGTATCCCGTCGATGGTGCAGCGGACGCTGATCCGGCCGCCGGCTTCACGGCTGGGGCCGATCGACGATGGCGAACGCAAGGAGGTGATGGCGATCAGCCCGGTCGCCGGTCAATACGACGAGAACGTCGATCGCGAATCGGCCTTCGAGATGCTGCAGAAGAAGGCCGCAGCGGCGGCCAAGGCGGAAGAGGAAGCGGCGCGGCGCGAGGAGGAGGACGATCACGGGGACAGTGGCCGTCGCGGCCGATGGACCTTGCCCGACTTCGACGACGATGATGACGACGATCGCAGGAGCAGCCGCCGGACGTCTACACGCAGCAGGACCACCACGACGCGGCGACGCTCATCGAACCGGCAAGGCGTCGCCGAAGCGGCGATCAAGTCGGTCGTGCGGTCGGTCGGGACGCAGGTCGGGCGCGCCATCGTGCGCGGTATCTTGGGCAGCCTGAAGAAGGGGCGTTGA